A window of Pseudoalteromonas sp. MEBiC 03607 genomic DNA:
TGCGCTCACCGTGGAGCTTTTTTTAATTCAGGAGCAACCAATGGCAAAGATTTTACTTGTTGAAGATGATCTAGGCTTACAGCAGTTAACCAAGGATTACCTTCAGCATAATGGGTTGGATGTTGCGGTCCTTGAACGCGGCGATGAAGTATTCGATTATTTAGAGAATAACCCAGTTGATTTAATGATATTAGATGTCATGTTACCAGGCAAAGATGGTTTTAGTGTTTGCCGTCAAGTACGTGATAAATTTAATCTACCCATTTTAATGCTCACCGCCAAAGGCGAAGATTTTGACCAAGTGATTGGGCTTGAACTTGGTGCTGACGATTATGTTATTAAACCAGCAGAACCACGTGTTTTACTTGCACGCATTAATGCATTATTGCGCCGAGGCCAAGCTTCAAATAAAGCACCTGAAGAGCTCACGTTTGGTGATTTAAGCATTGATAAAACCAGTCGCATTGTTACACTTAAAGGCAACGAAATTACACTTACATCTCATGAGTTTGAGTTACTATGGTTACTCGCTTCAAATGCTGGTGAAGTGTTAAGCCGTGAACATGTTCATCAGCATATGATTGGTCGTCAGTATGATGGCTTAGACCGTACCGTTGATGTTCGCGTATCTCGGATCCGCAAGAAACTAGGTGATAATAGTGATAAACCATATCGTATCAAAACTGTTTGGGGCCAAGGTTACCTTTTCGTATCTGATGCATGGGACATGTAATCATTAATGGGGAAACTATTTG
This region includes:
- a CDS encoding response regulator, translated to MAKILLVEDDLGLQQLTKDYLQHNGLDVAVLERGDEVFDYLENNPVDLMILDVMLPGKDGFSVCRQVRDKFNLPILMLTAKGEDFDQVIGLELGADDYVIKPAEPRVLLARINALLRRGQASNKAPEELTFGDLSIDKTSRIVTLKGNEITLTSHEFELLWLLASNAGEVLSREHVHQHMIGRQYDGLDRTVDVRVSRIRKKLGDNSDKPYRIKTVWGQGYLFVSDAWDM